The Sphingopyxis fribergensis DNA segment AAAGACGGTGCAGAATTTTATGTCGGCAAGGGGCGCCTAAAAGAAGCTGCGTTCTCGATGCATCAGGCAACGGAGCGACTATACGTCTGCCTATTGCTGACGCTGACCTTCTACACGCCGTATAACCACAACATCGCATTCCTGCGTGCGCTGGCCGAAGGGCTCGACCGTCGACTGTATGGCATCTGGCCTGAGACCAATCGTCGCGAGCGTGCGATGTTCCAGAAGCTCAAAGAAGCGTATACGAAGGCAAGGTATTCAAAACACTACCGGATCAGCGAGGAAGAGTTAACGTGGCTCGGCGAACGCGTCGAGGAACTCGGCCGCGTCGTCCATCAGGTCTGTTCGGAATGTATCGCCGAACTCGAAAAGGCCGCGCGCGAATAGGCGCATCTCCGCTCGGCTTGCCGGGACTCCGAGATTCTGGCATGATCCGCTGCACGGGATGGAAAGACTGGCGGCCATCCCCGGGATAACCCTGCCAGGCATCATGTAGGTTCGGCCATCACGGTCGGGCAGTTGCTGTAAGCCGCAGTTGCGGCACCAGACAGCGGACACTGCTTGCACATTCGCGCCTCGACGCGCGGACCGCCGGTGTGCGAGCTGCAAATGAATACCCCGAAATCGAAAGCGAACGACGTTTACGCGCGCGAAGTCGTGATGGCGCGCGTTGACCATCTCATCCGCCGCAAGCAGCAGGAGGTCGAGCGTATCGCGCGCATATTGCGCGCCTGCTTCGATCCCGATGCTGTGCAGGCACCCGAGCCGGGCGAGATTCGCCGCATCATCTTGATCGGACCCTATGCCCGGAAGAATTGGTATGAAGACGACGAGACGATCAATTTCTCCGATTACGAGTTCTGGATCGTCGTCAATCATCCGCTGTTCAAGGAAGCGGAATGCTGGACCCGCGCCCGCGATGTCATCGACAGCGAGCTTGGCAACCGCTGCGCGGTCGGCCTTGAACTTTACTCCAAGGCCGACATCCGCGTCGCCAGGGCGGAGCGCGACACCTTCATCCTCGACCGCATCGAGGCGGGCATTTGTCTCTATCGCGCCTCGCGCGATGCGCCGCTGAATGCGCGCGAGCGCAAGGGAGCGCGGGAATGACCGCCCGCCCGGAGATCGCGACATTCGAGGATGTCTACCGTGCCGAATATCCGCGCCTGCTGCGCAGGCTGACGCGGCGGGTCGGCCCCGATGATGCGCGCGACTTTGCGCAGGAGGCCTTCGCCCGGTTCCACCACAGCGGAAAGCTGCCGGTGCTCAACCAGCCGGGCGCCTATCTCAACCGGATCGCGCGCAACATGCTGATCGATCGTGCCCGTCGGAGGAAGAAGCAGGATCGACCGATCTTCTTCCCGTTCGAGGAAGACCGTGACGCGGTTTCGCGCGCCGAGCAGACATGGCGGATCGAGGCAATCGACCTGCTGCGCCTCTATCGGCAGGCGGTGCGCGCCATGCCGCCCAAAACGCGGCGCGTCTTCGTGATGCACCGCATCCACCGCCTGACCTACAAGGAGATCGCGGAGCGGGTCGGCATTAGCGCCGCGACCGTCGAGTACCACATGATGCGGGCGTTGACGCTTTGCCGCGCCGCGGTCGCCGTACAATGGTGATGACCACGCATGTCGGCTGCGGTGACGCCGACACAAGCAAACGCGAGGCCCGTTCGGCTGCCACGTCGCCCCGTTCGCCTGCCGTTGCATTCGATGCCTTCTATCGAGCCGAACACGCACGGATGCTCGGCTATTTCAGGCGAAAGGCTGGACGCGACGACGCCGCCGACCTGGCGCAAGACGCCTTCACGCTGTTCCTGCGCAGCGGCGCGCTGGACAGGGTCGATCATCCCCAGGCCTATCTGATCCGGATCGCGCGCAACTTGCTGATCAACCGGGCACGCGGGCAGAAACGGGCTGGCGCCGTCTTCTATCCATTCGATGAAGAATGCGATGCGCCGGTTCCTCCCGATCAGTTGCGACGGATCGAAGAAATCGACATCCGGCGCGTCTTTCGGCCGACGCTACTGGCGATGCCGCCGAGGACGCGGCGCATCTTCCTGATGAGTCGGCTGCGGCAGCAGACTTACCGCGAGATCGCACAGCAACTCGGCATCACCGACAAAGCCGTCGAGCACCATATATCGCGCGCGCTGGCCCGATGCCGCAAGGCGTTCGCCGCGCGATACGCTTGAAGCGGCGCCGACATATCCCGCCTCATGGCGCGCCCATGGCAATCGAATTATTGTCGGGCAAGGCGTCCGCCTCGAACGCGCGCTTGCCGCGACGCTTCCACAGCGCGGCGGCATGATCTCCCCGTTCGCTTCGCAGCTTGTCGGCCATCCATAGGAACGCGCCATAGAGCATCGCGCGATCATCGTCGGTGAGATCGACAAGTCCCGCTTTCGTGACGAGGCCGCCCAACTCGATCAGTTGGCGCGTTCGCTCG contains these protein-coding regions:
- a CDS encoding RNA polymerase sigma factor — encoded protein: MTARPEIATFEDVYRAEYPRLLRRLTRRVGPDDARDFAQEAFARFHHSGKLPVLNQPGAYLNRIARNMLIDRARRRKKQDRPIFFPFEEDRDAVSRAEQTWRIEAIDLLRLYRQAVRAMPPKTRRVFVMHRIHRLTYKEIAERVGISAATVEYHMMRALTLCRAAVAVQW
- a CDS encoding sigma-70 family RNA polymerase sigma factor, whose product is MTTHVGCGDADTSKREARSAATSPRSPAVAFDAFYRAEHARMLGYFRRKAGRDDAADLAQDAFTLFLRSGALDRVDHPQAYLIRIARNLLINRARGQKRAGAVFYPFDEECDAPVPPDQLRRIEEIDIRRVFRPTLLAMPPRTRRIFLMSRLRQQTYREIAQQLGITDKAVEHHISRALARCRKAFAARYA
- a CDS encoding conjugal transfer protein TraD, which encodes MREWVVKRRERTRQLIELGGLVTKAGLVDLTDDDRAMLYGAFLWMADKLRSERGDHAAALWKRRGKRAFEADALPDNNSIAMGAP